The DNA region TGTATGCCTGAACaaagagaaggaaatattttttcactcaaaaaatagttaagctctggatgtagtaacagcaattaagtgtatctgggttttaaaaaaaagtgtggacaagttcctggaggaaaagtccatagtctgctattgagacagacatagaggggcataatcgaaggggacgcccaagttttgatgaggacgtcctcgcaaaacatcccggcaAAGAggtagggaaacccgtattatcgaaacaagaggtacgtccatctttcgtttcgataatacggtcggggacgcccaaatcgtgaaatttaggtcgtccttagagatggtcgtccctagacttaatcgtttctgattttcagcgataatggaaactaaggatgcccatctcagaaacgaccaaatgcaagccacttggtcgtggcaggagccagcattcgtagtgcactggtccccctgacatgccaggacaccaaccgggcaccttagggggcactggagtggacttcctgaattgctcccaggtacatagctcccttaccttgtgtgctgagcccccaatcccccccccaaaacacactacccaccactgtacaccacaaccacagcccttacggatgaaggagggcacctagatgtgggtacagtgggtttctggtgggctcacatttaccaccacaagtgtaacaggtagggggggatgggcctgggtccacctgcctgaagtgcactgcacccactaacactgctccagggacctgcatactgctgtgatggacctgagtatgacatttgaggctggcatagaggctggcacaaaatatttttaaagatgtttttttgagggtgggagggggttagtgaccactgggggagtaaggggaagtaatccccaattctctccggtggtcatctggtcagtctgggcacctttttgtgccttggttgtaagtaAAACACGAtgaggtaaagtcgtccaagtgctcatcagggatgcccttttttttccattatgggtcgaggacgcccatgtgttaggcactcccaagtcGCATCTTCGCTACCCCTCTGACAagcccccatgaattttggtcacccccgcgacggaaagcagttggggatgcccaaaattggcttttgattatgacgatttgggcgaccctatgagaaggatgcccatcttccgatttgtgtcgaaagacgggcgtccttctctttcaaaaataagcctgatagggaaactattgcttgccctgggattggtagcatggaatgttgccactatttgggtttctgccaggtacttgtgacctggcttggccattgttggatagtcacaacaacaaaagaaaacctCCACGGACAGAGTACACCACATATaaaacagtagaggaaaaaaGAAGAGGAGTCTCTCACAGATGGTTCATacccatggtccatctagcccagtatcctgtttccaacagtggccaaccgtGTCCAAGGAACTTTATTTCAAAAATCTTCAGGAACATTAAAAGAGACCCAACATGACTCATGTTTCGGCCCTActggtctgcatcaggggtctaggaattggTATTGTTGTTTATATTCCCACAAGGGATACAGCAATCAGTCAGTGTTTTGTGCACGAGCTTCTTACTGTTTATCAATTGGAGACCTTTGTTTTTTGATGATTCTTCTGGGAATATATACAACTGTAtcaattcctagacccctgatgcaggccagtagggccGAAACACAAGTCGTGTCAGGTCTCTTTTAATGTTCCTGaagattttttaaataaagttccTTGGACacagttggccactgttggaaacaggatactgggctagatggaccatgggtATGAACCaatacggctattcttatgttcttatgaactgTAATTTATCTTACACTCACAACTGGAAAGGCAAgtatttaaattaataaataccTAAATCTAAATAGCTGAACAGCAAATTtttaagaaaaggaaaattaATACACTACATGTTTTCTAATTTAACATACGTTTTAGAATTTTCTGCTCTTTTATGCAAaagctggtttttatttttaacaacaATTACTTAACCCCAATGACTTCTTCATCTCAAGGATCAGTAGTATATAAAGACAGGTTATGTTCAGGTATGGCACATATTATCATtatcctgtccccagagggcttatgaTTGAAGCTCCTacatgaggcaatgaagggttaaagggtccttttactaagatgcgggggggggggggtgtagagatTCACAAAATTTACACAAAATACCAAAGGAATAAAGTCACAGGTTATCACCTGATATGTGCCCGAAAACTGACTGAAAAATTACTTTCCTGTGGTATTTTGTGTAAATTTTGTgaatctctacccccccccccccccccccccagttttttgCCACAGTGTTTTTTCTCCGGAAGAAAGTATTTTTATGCTGTGGTTGGTTTCGGTTGGGGTAGAGGAGTCTATGATGAGGAGTTTGTTAAAGGGTTTAGCCATCCATATAAGCACCCTAAACTCGTGAGGCTCCATTTGTTGAAATTTATAATTTCaagttacatacatagtaacatagtagatgacggcagaaaaagacctgcacggtccatccagtctgcccaacaagataaactcatatgtgctactttttgtgtataccttaccttgatttgtacctgtccttttcagggcacagaccgtataagtctgcccagcactatccccgcctcccaatcaccagtcccgcctcccaccactggctcatGAAGTTGACCGCAATTCTGAAATCCAGTTTATACTGATTGAAAGAGAGCTTTTCTTAAGTGAAGACCTTATTACTTATGCCATGTATGCTATAAAAGCCTTGCCAGCATTACCAAAATGCTTCATGAGCACCCACTAGTCTCCCAAATTATCAGTGGTAACCTAAGTGTTTATTTTGACTTTGCATATGTTATTGGCGCTTTGCCTACATATATGACTTATCTGCTGTAAATGCCCCTTGTTTCCGGCAAGGCGGTCGGGATACGATGCCTCGGAACAGGGAGAGGAGTTGTGTGATTGATAGGGGCACCGGAGTTGGATCAGTGTGGGCGACATCAGGGTGATGTTCTGGCCTAGAAATGCCTTATGTAGATCGTCAGAATCGCATCTGTGGCTTCCTGGACATCGAGGAACATGAGCAGAGTGGCAAGTTCCTACGCAGGTACTTCATCCTGGACACACAAGAGGGCAGCCTGCTTTGGTACATGGACAATCCCAAGAGCCTGCCTACCGGATCTCCACCCGTGGGCTCACTGAAGCTTTCTTATATTTCTAAGGTCAGCAATGCAACCAAGCTCAGACCAAAGGCAgagttctgctttgttatgaatgCTGGCATGAGGAAGTACTTTCTGCAGGTCAATGACCAGCAGGACCTGGTGGAATGGATAAATGTGCTCAACAAAGCAACCAAGATCACAGTACCAAAGTCAAGCGACCAGCAATCCTTGCCCGATAACCATAACCGACTTCTGGAGAGCTCAGGGAACAAGAAGCAAGTATCATATCGAACAGACATTGTGGGAGGGGTTCCCATCATTACGCCTACACAGCAAGAGCTGAATGAATGCACAGATGGGAATGATCGAATCACTGTGAAATGGTCCCAGAGCCAAGCTTCAAACTTCCCAGCCAAAGCCATGCCTGACAATGCAGTGATAAAAGCTGGCTACTGTGtaaagcttctcatctttccccctaaacccacctctcctctcccccctttctctatttctgtggatggccctctcatcagctcgtaaccttggggtcatctttgactcctctctctccttctctgctcacattcagcagattgccaaaacctgtcgtttctttctctataacatcagcaaaatccgtcccttcctctctgagcactttACCAAAACCcgtatccacactcttatcacctctcgcctagattattgcaacctgcttctcaccggcctcccacttagccacctctctcctcttcaatcagtccaaacctctgctgcgtgactcattttccgccagagtcgctatgctcacattagccctctcctcaagtcacttcactggctccctatcagtttccgcattcaattcaaacttctcttactgacctataagtgtattcactctaccgctcctcagtacctctccactcttgtctctccctacgcccccccccccctcgggtactccgttctgtggataaatctctcatctgtccccttctcctctactgctaattccaactctgttccttttatctcactgcacctcacacctggaatataCTTCCCGAGCCTgaacgtctagccccgtctttggccgttttcaaatccaggctaaaagcccacctctttaatgctgcttttgacccctaaccactactcacgtgctctgtacccttttatcccctctttaattcccttacctcttagttgttctgtttgtcctattgagattgtgagctctttgagcagggactgtcttttcgtgtatggtgtacagcgctgcatatgccttgtggcactatagaagtgaaaagtagtagtagtagcagtagtaatgtagaaggctgcccttgcagatcagcaacacggccgcgcagacttctgtttccgtcagactcacagaaacagaagcttgcgcggccgcgttgctgatctgcaagggcaggcttctacatggaatgttgctagttgaggagtagcctagtggttagtgcagtggaacatggaatgttgttactatttgagattctggaatgttgctattacttgagattctacatggaatgttgctacaattggagattctgttgctactatttgagattctacacggaatgttgctattccactagcaacattccatatttagattgtgagctctttgagcagggactgtcttttcgtgtatggtgtacagcgctgcgtatgccctgtagtgctatagaagtgataagtagtagtagtaaagcaggGTGCAGTGATGAGAAACTGGAAGTGAAGATACTTTCAGCTAGATGAGAATACAATAGTCTATTTCAAATCCAATATGGAGAAAGATCCCCTTAAGATGAATTCCTCTGAAAGATGTTCATAGAGTGCAGGAGTGTAAGCAGAGCGATAACCTGTTGAGAGACAATCTTTCTGAAATTGTATCGACCTCTCGAACATTCTACGTTCAGGCAGACAGTCCCGAGGACATGCACTGTTGGATCAAAGCAATTTCTGGGGCCACTGTGGCCCAGGCCGATCAGCTGCCTCTGTAGGTGTTCCCTTCCATGACTTCCTGCCGTGCTCTCTGTATGTCAGGTGCAGTGCTGCCTGGGTGTAACGTTTCTTCTCTTAGGTCCcatagaggatctggatttgagctttctacctaagacccctaaatttggcttccagaacctctctcccacattttcctacgtcattggtactaaactagatcctgaagtgcctgctagaggctacctgttaatgctgtggtacaaagtccCAAGTTTTAAAACCAagaggaaaagactatggagattagttgataagatttgctttttatatttttattctgcctatcactagcatacaattcctcctttaaaccccaatctttaagttcccaaagctcaaagcaaaatagcgatcacttaccagagaaatgtcctcttctctcggaacttctcaaaaagaaagttcagtgggacctttcctctttatatagttttgaatctaaggggccttttttaaacaggctctttgaagctgactcagcaacctatgcaagtattctacttcctcacaccttaattagcacttaattgaggtccctggatgagctacctctccagcagccaaggaactgaaaataactgccttttagaacaagagtttttggctgtttagtttctacctctagaaaaggtttcggtttaaaactatgggaaaatgcgtatttctagagaaaatttcagtttaaaactatgggaaaagggtctctctctttttttttttttttattccccccttaatactaaactaccgtatttttcggactataagacgcaccggaccataagacgcacctaggttttagaggagggaaataggaaaaaaaaattttcctttttccctcctctaaaacctaggtgctccggtgcgtcttgtccgagttcgggatcgccctcccctacttacgtcacgcgatgttccctggtggtctagtgacgtcggggcaggaaagagccccctctttcctgcccagcgcgctgctctccgtcctcctgaatgctgcctgacggtctcggcgagattcaaaatggccgccgagaattgaagtctctgcggccattttgaatctcgccgagaccgtcaggcagcattcaggaggacggagagcagcgtgctgggcaggaaagagggggctctttcctgccccgacgtcactagaccaccagggaacatcgcgtgacgtaagtaggggagggcgatcccgaacttgctaccttcggactataagacgcaccccccattttcctcccaaattttggggggaaaaagtgcgtcttatagtccgaaaaatacggtaggtcctgcttgcttttccctctctctctctcttattatTCCCCCTAAATTAGAtcatgcagtgcctgctagattctgttaatgctgtggtacaaactttttaaaactaagtggaaaagactatggagattagttaataaaattgctttttatatttttattttgcctaacactaacgtacaattcctcctttaaaccccaatctttaagttcccaaagcacaaagcaaaatagcattcacttaccagagaaatgtcctcttctctcggaacttctcagaaaagtACTTCCAGTTGTAATCTAGTTGTCCAAACTACTGTTTATTTGATACAATTCCATGCCACTGTGTCCTTTGTATATATGGTTTCTAGATAAAAGTTTAGTTTTCGTGATAAGCTTGCTAAGAATTCTTAAGTTTCATTTTCACGGTGTTTAAGCTATCAGGAAACTAATTGGTCGACATTCCAATATGAtcatgtttagttttacaatattGATAGAAAAACATGTAGTTCCCCACCATCCCTTTTATAGGGAACATTAGTTTTATGATTAGACTAATTGGATAAAAGAATTAATAGGCACTAAGCGTTTTcctaaaaacaaattaaactCTGTAGATTTCTGCATATAGCAAGCAGTCCTGACACTTCTATGTTAAAACAAACCGTTAATACAAACAGAACTAGGAAACAGAAAAGTTTATGCTGTATTTAGCATTTACTCTTGCCTCCTTTCATGCAGGTTTGAACCTTTTACTGGTAACTATACCTTGTTAAAATTTATTATTTGTGTTTTATCTTCCTCCGCTTGTTCAGAGGCATCTGGTATTAAGTTGGTAAATTCAGATGCAATGTCAGGAAAGATTTTTTCATGGAGCAGATACTTGATGCCTGGAAGACCTTTCTGAAAGACATGGCAGAGAAAATAATTGTGAAGAAACTTTAAAAGGCATTGGATGAACACACagtggccgatattcagaccacgggaggcagcccggctaactctcACGGTCGGCGGTgagaccggatattcagtgccaggctattTCTGGTGACCGACATCGAATacctggtttaaacttaaccggccaagccaatattcagcgctgtctacttaagtttaaactggccaaagacagGCCTGATATTTTGGCCTGGACAGACATTCTCTGAcctacatgaccaacttgatcgacctaccctcCAGAAACACTTCGGAATCCTCtcgaaattacctcaacctgcactaccccaactgcaaaggactcatgTATAAACCCTTGTAtgattccaacttctccttcaaaggcagtcaactctggaacgccttacccagACCCATTCGTTCTATTaaagactacctacccttcagaaaatcgctgaaaacccatctatttaaGAAAGCTTATCCTAATGACACCACCTAACCCTACGAACCTACCTATTCATCACCTAATTCTGCGACAATGGCAATGACTCAGACCACGCCTCCCCCAACTTTTCCCTTTATTTACCTTGACCCTTTCCCCtgattatctcaatctagcctaaaaccagcacctcctcctacctcctctaccccctctcccttataatattacctatctacacatccccattactctgctaagcttagcctgctttctctgcattatactttgtaatcctactactgtgtaagccgcattaaacccgttat from Microcaecilia unicolor chromosome 5, aMicUni1.1, whole genome shotgun sequence includes:
- the LOC115469894 gene encoding pleckstrin homology domain-containing family A member 1-like, giving the protein MPYVDRQNRICGFLDIEEHEQSGKFLRRYFILDTQEGSLLWYMDNPKSLPTGSPPVGSLKLSYISKVSNATKLRPKAEFCFVMNAGMRKYFLQVNDQQDLVEWINVLNKATKITVPKSSDQQSLPDNHNRLLESSGNKKQVSYRTDIVGGVPIITPTQQELNECTDGNDRITVKWSQSQASNFPAKAMPDNAVIKAGYCVKQGAVMRNWK